The following are from one region of the Bradyrhizobium sediminis genome:
- a CDS encoding aldo/keto reductase, protein MQFIEANGANIPAIGLGTWELRGRTCARVVEQAMRLGYRHIDTAQAYENEREVGEGLRASRIRRDDVFVTTKIWTTHFAPNDLERSTKESLTKLRLSEVDLLLLHWPNPQVPLSETLGALAHVRQLGMARHIGVSNFTVALIDEAVATCPEPLVCDQVEYHPYLDQTKVKEACARHGMAVVAYSPIAKGRIKTDPALAAIGKTHGKTPAQVCLRWLVQQNVAAIPRTSKIERLSENIEIFDFVLSDDEMDRISGLGSASGRLTDYGFAPKWD, encoded by the coding sequence ATGCAGTTCATCGAGGCCAACGGCGCCAACATCCCCGCAATCGGGCTCGGCACCTGGGAATTGCGCGGGCGAACCTGTGCGCGCGTGGTCGAGCAGGCGATGCGGCTCGGCTATCGCCACATCGACACCGCGCAGGCCTATGAGAACGAACGCGAGGTCGGCGAGGGCCTGCGCGCGTCGCGGATCCGCCGCGACGACGTGTTCGTCACGACCAAGATCTGGACCACGCATTTCGCGCCGAACGATCTCGAGCGATCCACCAAGGAAAGCCTGACCAAGCTGCGGCTCTCCGAAGTAGATCTCTTGCTGCTGCACTGGCCCAATCCGCAGGTACCGCTCTCGGAGACGCTGGGCGCGCTGGCGCATGTCAGGCAACTCGGCATGGCGAGGCATATCGGCGTCTCCAACTTCACCGTGGCCTTGATCGATGAGGCCGTCGCCACATGTCCGGAACCCCTGGTGTGCGATCAGGTCGAATACCATCCCTATCTCGACCAGACCAAGGTGAAGGAGGCTTGCGCCCGTCATGGCATGGCCGTCGTCGCCTATAGCCCGATCGCGAAGGGCCGCATCAAGACCGACCCGGCGCTGGCGGCCATCGGAAAAACCCACGGCAAGACGCCCGCGCAGGTTTGCCTGCGTTGGCTGGTGCAGCAGAATGTTGCCGCGATACCGCGGACCTCGAAGATCGAGCGGCTGTCGGAGAATATCGAGATCTTCGACTTCGTGCTGTCCGATGACGAGATGGACCGGATCTCCGGGCTGGGCAGCGCCAGCGGCCGGCTTACCGATTACGGCTTCGCGCCGAAATGGGATTGA
- a CDS encoding DUF599 domain-containing protein gives MAAYWVDILAFGFFVLEWTVYAITLEHTAYGRDSLSARMNVYRGVWVRRMLDREARMVDMQIMAALQNGTAFFASTSLIAIGGALALLRATNEALAVLGALPVDLTPTPALWEIKCVGLILIFIYAFFKFAWAYRLFNYVAILLGAMPPAQQRDTAEAEAHVVRTTSLFEAAGRHFNRGQRAFFFALGYLGWFVSPWVLFITTAAVVIVTWRRQFASNAWRAMGS, from the coding sequence ATGGCGGCTTATTGGGTCGATATTCTGGCGTTCGGCTTCTTCGTCCTGGAATGGACGGTCTACGCCATCACGCTCGAGCATACCGCCTACGGCCGCGACAGCCTTTCTGCCCGCATGAACGTCTATCGCGGGGTCTGGGTCCGGCGCATGCTCGATCGCGAGGCCCGCATGGTCGACATGCAGATCATGGCGGCGCTGCAGAACGGCACCGCCTTTTTTGCCTCCACCAGCCTGATCGCGATCGGCGGCGCGCTGGCGCTGCTGCGCGCCACCAACGAAGCACTTGCCGTGCTGGGCGCGCTGCCGGTCGATCTCACGCCCACACCCGCGCTGTGGGAAATCAAATGCGTCGGGCTGATCCTGATTTTCATCTACGCCTTCTTCAAGTTCGCCTGGGCGTACCGGCTGTTCAACTACGTCGCCATCCTGCTCGGCGCGATGCCGCCGGCCCAGCAACGCGACACCGCGGAAGCCGAAGCGCATGTCGTCAGGACCACAAGTCTGTTCGAAGCCGCAGGCAGGCATTTCAACCGCGGGCAGCGCGCGTTCTTCTTTGCACTGGGCTATCTCGGCTGGTTCGTCAGCCCCTGGGTGCTGTTCATCACGACCGCGGCGGTCGTGATCGTCACCTGGCGCCGGCAATTCGCCTCGAACGCCTGGCGCGCGATGGGCAGCTAG
- a CDS encoding glutathione S-transferase family protein: protein MALKLVIGNKNYSSWSMRPWLALRANDIAFEEVFIPLYTDDKADKERILSFTHSGKVPALIDGDVTVWDSLSIIEYVAERFPEARLWPEDRAHRAHARSISAEMHSGFMPLRNECGMNLHRPVRAIELSADARANVARIQEIWIDCRERYGKSGPFLFGAFGAADAMFAPVVHRFRTYAIPVAPAATAYMETMMSVPAFQDWTQGGLAETLLIAKLEAV, encoded by the coding sequence ATGGCTCTGAAGCTCGTGATCGGCAACAAGAACTATTCGTCGTGGTCGATGCGGCCGTGGCTGGCGCTGCGCGCCAACGACATCGCCTTCGAAGAAGTGTTCATTCCGCTCTATACCGACGACAAGGCCGACAAGGAGCGGATACTGAGTTTCACCCATTCGGGCAAGGTGCCGGCCTTGATCGACGGCGACGTTACCGTCTGGGATTCGCTGTCCATCATCGAATACGTCGCCGAACGGTTCCCGGAAGCACGGCTGTGGCCCGAAGACCGCGCGCACCGTGCGCATGCGCGTTCGATTTCGGCGGAGATGCATTCCGGCTTCATGCCCTTGCGCAACGAATGCGGCATGAACCTGCACCGGCCGGTCCGCGCCATCGAGCTGTCGGCCGATGCGCGCGCCAATGTTGCGCGCATTCAGGAGATCTGGATCGATTGTCGCGAGCGCTATGGAAAATCCGGGCCTTTCCTGTTCGGAGCCTTCGGCGCCGCGGATGCCATGTTTGCGCCGGTGGTGCACCGCTTTCGCACCTATGCGATTCCGGTGGCGCCGGCGGCAACGGCCTATATGGAGACCATGATGTCGGTGCCGGCGTTTCAAGATTGGACGCAAGGGGGGCTTGCCGAAACCCTCCTCATCGCGAAGCTCGAGGCGGTGTGA
- a CDS encoding DUF1489 family protein, translating into MPLHLIKLAVGCESVKELKGWVAERMQTARKKGLPLHHIHVTRMTPKRVEELLAGGSLYWVIRGEIAAREKIIAVEPFRDKDGIGRCRLVMQPKVIAVSPRPMRPFQGWRYLTEDAAPPDLGKATAASVAAMPEPMRRELRDLGLL; encoded by the coding sequence ATGCCACTTCATCTCATCAAGCTCGCGGTCGGCTGCGAGTCCGTCAAGGAACTCAAGGGTTGGGTCGCCGAGCGCATGCAGACGGCCAGGAAAAAAGGCCTGCCGCTCCATCATATTCACGTCACCCGGATGACGCCCAAGCGCGTCGAGGAATTGCTCGCCGGCGGCTCGCTGTACTGGGTGATCCGCGGCGAGATCGCGGCGCGGGAAAAGATCATCGCGGTCGAGCCGTTCCGCGACAAGGACGGCATCGGACGCTGCCGGCTGGTGATGCAGCCGAAGGTGATCGCAGTGTCGCCGCGGCCGATGCGACCATTCCAGGGCTGGCGCTATCTGACCGAAGATGCCGCGCCGCCCGATCTCGGCAAAGCGACCGCTGCCAGCGTCGCGGCGATGCCCGAGCCGATGCGCAGGGAACTGCGCGATCTTGGACTGCTTTAG
- a CDS encoding DUF4365 domain-containing protein, with amino-acid sequence MAATAFERLGGWIVRNQEEDVGIDMEAELSDPDPSGQFLKCQIKSFKGKAGPKVVRLKNTFLKYVYECRIPIILVQVEVVTGSVWFCWLQGQIETKRLQRSIYGSKSQTAIAAEWLTPLDGAGSEQLRAIARGIHPIALATQIRGLIRFGLEIHDHELVGAANSLLFKYHKDISFFPLDLVIDEVLSLGNRIRATLEGNALSELLYMLARSFGDCFSQEQIRKVVVREDSYSRTGINALGIMYDQFPAHMRALQLGELFRDFDDWRVAYFCNLRDKYAGVSVFELMTSDYDCALDGYNLHPSVKERGHDRWANRGDCALLDYAYEMEESSC; translated from the coding sequence ATGGCAGCGACTGCTTTTGAGCGACTTGGCGGCTGGATTGTCCGAAATCAGGAAGAGGATGTCGGCATTGACATGGAGGCGGAGCTCTCCGATCCAGACCCGAGCGGTCAATTTCTAAAATGCCAAATCAAGAGCTTCAAAGGCAAGGCGGGGCCAAAAGTAGTTCGTCTCAAAAATACCTTTTTGAAATATGTTTACGAGTGTCGAATTCCCATCATCCTAGTACAAGTCGAGGTCGTCACTGGATCCGTGTGGTTCTGCTGGCTTCAGGGTCAAATTGAGACGAAGCGACTTCAACGCTCAATTTATGGATCGAAGAGCCAGACAGCAATTGCCGCTGAATGGCTGACGCCCCTTGATGGTGCGGGGAGTGAGCAGCTCAGAGCTATTGCGCGTGGTATTCACCCCATAGCGCTTGCAACACAGATTCGTGGCCTTATTCGGTTTGGCCTTGAGATCCACGACCATGAGCTTGTGGGAGCCGCAAATAGCCTCCTGTTCAAGTATCACAAGGATATCTCTTTCTTCCCGCTCGATCTGGTGATCGATGAAGTCCTGTCCTTGGGAAATCGAATCCGAGCGACACTTGAGGGAAACGCATTATCTGAGTTGCTCTACATGCTCGCTCGCTCTTTTGGCGATTGCTTTAGTCAAGAGCAGATCCGCAAGGTGGTTGTCCGTGAGGACAGTTATTCTAGAACAGGCATCAATGCTCTGGGCATCATGTACGATCAATTTCCGGCGCATATGAGAGCCTTGCAGCTCGGTGAGCTGTTTAGGGATTTTGACGACTGGCGGGTCGCGTATTTCTGCAATCTTCGCGATAAATACGCGGGCGTGTCGGTCTTCGAACTCATGACAAGTGACTATGACTGCGCACTCGATGGCTACAACTTGCATCCCAGCGTAAAGGAACGCGGGCACGATAGATGGGCGAACCGGGGTGACTGCGCTCTTCTCGACTATGCCTACGAGATGGAGGAATCGTCGTGTTGA
- the panC gene encoding pantoate--beta-alanine ligase, with protein MSRNPMIVRTVPALRRALDGIRAKKATTALVPTMGALHDGHVSLVRLAKRRARKVIVSIFVNPTQFAPSEDFGSYPRTWKADVAKLAAEEVDLIWNPDVKTMYPDGFATRIVPEGPATAGLEDRFRPHFFGGVATVVGKLFTQVRPDFAIFGEKDFQQLRVVTRMARDLDLGVKVIGSRTVRERDGLAMSSRNVYLSPEERLTAPVLYRAMKESAARLRAGDDLAAAMAGGAALITTAGFILDYFEARHAETLAPIASVKDGPVRILVAARLGKTRLIDNIAV; from the coding sequence ATGTCACGAAACCCCATGATCGTCCGCACGGTCCCCGCGCTGCGTCGCGCCCTCGACGGCATCCGCGCGAAGAAGGCCACCACCGCCCTGGTGCCAACCATGGGAGCGCTCCATGACGGCCATGTGTCGCTGGTCCGGCTGGCGAAACGCCGCGCCAGGAAGGTCATCGTCTCGATCTTCGTTAACCCCACGCAGTTCGCGCCGTCTGAGGATTTCGGCTCGTACCCGCGCACCTGGAAGGCCGACGTCGCCAAGCTTGCCGCCGAAGAGGTCGACCTGATCTGGAATCCGGACGTCAAGACCATGTACCCGGACGGCTTCGCCACCCGGATCGTGCCGGAGGGGCCGGCCACCGCGGGACTGGAAGACCGCTTCCGGCCGCACTTCTTCGGCGGCGTCGCCACGGTCGTCGGCAAACTGTTCACACAAGTCAGGCCGGACTTCGCGATCTTCGGCGAAAAGGATTTCCAGCAGCTGCGGGTAGTGACGCGGATGGCGAGGGATCTCGACCTCGGCGTCAAGGTGATCGGCTCGCGCACGGTGCGGGAACGCGACGGCCTCGCGATGTCCTCGCGCAACGTCTATCTGTCGCCGGAAGAACGGCTGACGGCGCCGGTGCTGTACCGCGCCATGAAGGAAAGTGCAGCGCGCTTGCGTGCGGGCGACGACCTCGCCGCGGCGATGGCCGGCGGCGCCGCGTTGATCACGACGGCCGGTTTTATCCTCGACTATTTCGAGGCCCGGCACGCCGAAACGCTGGCGCCGATCGCCTCGGTCAAGGATGGACCGGTGCGAATTCTGGTGGCGGCAAGGCTCGGCAAGACCCGCCTGATCGACAATATCGCGGTTTAG
- a CDS encoding division plane positioning ATPase MipZ codes for MLVQTSQGQSGSAHVVVLGNEKGGSGKSTTALHIAVALMKAGQRVATVDLDCRQQSFTRYINNRSAWARRTGLDLEIPVHRCIKLGETMQIADNETSESQQFMDAVSAVERTFDFIVIDTPGSDSYLMRLAHSMADTLVTPINDSFLDFDVLGTVDPATYSVTGESHYAEMVRDARRKRRQLDGATTDWIVVRNRLSMLGSRNKQLVADGLNELSFRLGFRSIDGFAERVVYREFFPRGLTALDDLDEATLGTRPSLGHVTAREEVTSLLRQLKLPLDERGRRRAANRAEWFTQVDKPLELHDILGA; via the coding sequence ATGTTGGTGCAGACTAGTCAGGGTCAGTCGGGTTCGGCGCACGTGGTTGTGCTGGGCAACGAAAAGGGCGGGTCGGGAAAATCCACCACAGCCCTGCACATCGCTGTCGCCCTGATGAAAGCCGGCCAGCGCGTCGCCACCGTCGATCTGGACTGCCGCCAGCAAAGCTTCACTCGCTATATCAACAACCGAAGCGCCTGGGCGCGCCGCACCGGCCTCGATCTCGAGATCCCCGTGCATCGCTGCATCAAGCTCGGCGAGACCATGCAGATCGCCGACAACGAGACTTCCGAATCCCAGCAATTCATGGACGCCGTCAGTGCGGTCGAGCGCACCTTCGATTTCATCGTGATTGATACCCCGGGGTCGGACAGCTATCTGATGCGGCTGGCGCATTCGATGGCCGACACGCTGGTGACGCCGATCAATGACAGCTTCCTCGATTTCGATGTGCTGGGGACGGTCGACCCCGCCACTTATTCCGTGACCGGCGAGAGCCACTATGCGGAGATGGTGCGCGATGCACGGCGCAAGCGCCGCCAGCTCGACGGCGCCACGACCGACTGGATCGTGGTCCGCAACCGGTTGTCGATGCTTGGATCGCGCAACAAGCAGCTGGTCGCCGATGGTCTCAATGAGTTGTCATTCCGGCTCGGCTTCCGCTCGATCGATGGCTTTGCCGAGCGCGTGGTGTACCGCGAATTCTTCCCGCGCGGGCTGACTGCGCTGGACGACCTCGACGAGGCGACGCTCGGCACCCGTCCGAGTCTCGGCCATGTGACGGCGCGCGAGGAGGTGACGAGCCTGCTGCGCCAGTTGAAGCTGCCGCTCGATGAGCGCGGCCGGCGTCGGGCCGCTAACCGGGCCGAATGGTTTACCCAGGTCGATAAGCCGCTGGAGCTCCACGACATCCTCGGCGCCTGA
- a CDS encoding alpha/beta fold hydrolase has protein sequence MKRGIAVLLSLILLVAVGYFTASKWAIRHETVTFYDAARGNRPVPVHIAVRYDKEMQADAGMITLPVAVLNHGNTVKNTEYSFLANVFAARGYIALSPQHDLPGDPPMVTKPGELYVGRLPQMQRGVDNIHFALAEMKKLQPNADYAKVTMVGHSLGGDISMLFAKEHPDHVKKVVTLDNLRVPFVTEGKFKILSFRSKDAQFKPDPGVVPDAEQCEKSGITVVDTGFQHNDMRDTGPDTAKASIQSMLDKFLSDTDSELGPVDTKSPKITQPGPVSLLDPGKKTARPVAN, from the coding sequence ATGAAACGTGGAATTGCCGTTCTGCTTTCGCTAATCCTGCTGGTTGCGGTTGGCTATTTCACCGCAAGCAAGTGGGCGATCCGTCATGAGACGGTGACATTCTATGATGCTGCGCGAGGCAACCGTCCGGTCCCGGTCCATATCGCCGTGCGGTACGATAAGGAAATGCAGGCGGATGCCGGCATGATCACGCTGCCGGTGGCGGTCCTCAACCACGGCAACACCGTCAAGAACACCGAGTATTCGTTCCTGGCCAACGTGTTTGCCGCGCGCGGCTATATCGCGCTCAGCCCCCAGCATGATCTGCCGGGCGATCCTCCGATGGTGACCAAGCCCGGCGAGCTCTATGTCGGCCGTCTGCCGCAAATGCAGCGCGGCGTCGACAATATCCATTTTGCCCTCGCGGAAATGAAGAAGCTTCAGCCCAACGCCGACTACGCCAAGGTGACGATGGTCGGACATTCGTTGGGCGGCGACATCTCGATGCTTTTCGCCAAGGAACATCCCGACCATGTCAAGAAGGTCGTGACGCTCGACAATCTGCGGGTGCCCTTCGTCACCGAGGGCAAGTTCAAGATCCTGTCGTTCCGCTCGAAGGATGCACAGTTCAAGCCGGACCCCGGCGTCGTTCCCGATGCCGAGCAGTGCGAGAAGTCGGGTATCACCGTCGTGGACACCGGCTTCCAGCACAACGATATGCGTGACACCGGTCCGGATACGGCGAAGGCCTCGATCCAGAGCATGCTTGACAAATTCCTGAGCGATACCGACAGCGAGCTCGGGCCGGTCGATACCAAGTCGCCGAAGATCACCCAGCCGGGCCCGGTCTCGCTGCTGGACCCCGGGAAGAAAACCGCGCGCCCCGTGGCGAATTGA
- a CDS encoding VWA domain-containing protein has protein sequence MSGEPTKPKSAGEVSASQKAASGKAGPLPEARPSASEEIAAFVAKARAMSPHAAGARGRLVFALDATMSRQPTWDMACALQADMFREAASLGSLDIRLVYYRGLNECRATGWISDSAQLAKLMGKIDCRGGNTQIGKVLSEARREAVSSGVRAVVFVGDAMEEGVDDLCAKAGELGLLKVPVFMFQEGHDTVAEQAFREIARLTGGAWCRFDPGAAAQLRELLRAAAAYAAGGREALLRLSKTGSGAAKLLGQMK, from the coding sequence ATGTCCGGCGAACCCACCAAACCGAAATCCGCAGGCGAGGTATCCGCATCGCAGAAGGCTGCGTCCGGCAAGGCCGGTCCGTTGCCGGAGGCGAGGCCGTCGGCTTCGGAGGAAATCGCCGCCTTCGTCGCCAAGGCCCGCGCGATGTCGCCGCATGCGGCCGGCGCGCGGGGCCGGCTGGTATTCGCGCTCGACGCCACCATGAGCCGGCAGCCGACATGGGACATGGCCTGCGCACTGCAGGCCGACATGTTTCGCGAGGCGGCCTCGCTCGGCAGCCTCGATATCCGCCTCGTCTATTATCGCGGCCTCAACGAGTGCCGGGCCACCGGGTGGATCTCCGACAGCGCGCAATTGGCGAAGCTGATGGGCAAGATCGATTGCCGCGGCGGTAACACCCAGATCGGCAAGGTGCTGTCGGAAGCGCGGCGGGAGGCGGTTTCCTCAGGCGTGCGTGCGGTGGTGTTCGTCGGCGACGCCATGGAGGAAGGGGTCGACGATCTCTGCGCCAAGGCCGGCGAACTCGGACTGCTCAAGGTGCCGGTCTTCATGTTCCAGGAAGGGCACGACACCGTCGCCGAGCAGGCGTTCCGCGAGATCGCGCGGCTGACCGGCGGCGCGTGGTGCAGGTTCGATCCCGGCGCCGCCGCGCAACTGCGCGAACTGCTGCGCGCCGCGGCGGCCTACGCCGCTGGCGGACGCGAGGCGCTGCTGCGGCTGTCGAAGACCGGCAGCGGTGCGGCCAAACTGCTCGGCCAGATGAAGTGA
- a CDS encoding DnaJ domain-containing protein, which produces MPTLIAGVVAVILLYSLLQMFRAANPVILARAIKIGGGIVALAVAAFTGLKGELAVAIPLGIFGAGLLGWSPFGPSGFSNIGGIFGAGAKRSAGQTSRVRSQYLDMTLDHDSGELTGRIVAGPHAGHSLDEFDLPQLTAMISGFDAESVALFESYLDRRFPAWRQDAQGHAAGRQSRPAPSGKMTDEEAYQILGLQPGAGRSEIGRAHRALMKKLHPDQGGSTYLAARVNEAKDTLLRTHLS; this is translated from the coding sequence ATGCCAACCCTGATCGCCGGCGTCGTCGCCGTTATCCTGCTCTATTCGCTGCTGCAGATGTTTCGTGCGGCCAACCCGGTTATTTTGGCCCGTGCCATCAAGATCGGCGGCGGCATCGTGGCGCTTGCGGTAGCCGCCTTTACCGGCCTCAAGGGTGAACTGGCCGTGGCGATCCCGCTTGGCATCTTCGGCGCCGGGCTGCTCGGCTGGTCGCCATTCGGGCCGTCAGGTTTCAGCAATATCGGCGGGATCTTCGGCGCCGGCGCGAAGCGCTCCGCCGGGCAAACCTCGAGGGTCCGTTCACAATACCTCGACATGACGCTCGATCACGACAGCGGCGAGCTGACGGGCCGGATCGTGGCCGGGCCTCACGCCGGCCATTCGCTGGACGAATTCGATCTGCCGCAGCTGACGGCGATGATTTCAGGCTTCGATGCCGAGAGTGTCGCGCTATTTGAAAGCTATCTGGACCGCCGGTTTCCCGCCTGGCGTCAGGACGCGCAGGGACACGCGGCAGGGAGGCAGAGCCGCCCGGCGCCGAGCGGCAAAATGACGGACGAGGAGGCCTACCAGATCCTTGGCCTGCAGCCGGGGGCGGGGCGCAGCGAGATCGGACGGGCGCATCGCGCGCTCATGAAGAAACTGCATCCCGACCAGGGGGGGTCTACGTACCTCGCCGCCCGTGTAAACGAGGCCAAGGATACTTTGCTTCGCACGCATCTAAGCTAA
- a CDS encoding serine hydrolase encodes MLRTTLASSRVLRVCILGLATVTTAVIFTTDAADARRYRRHHVRHHEARQSYSPAFASIIVDANSGATLTANNPDASRHPASLTKIMTLYMLFERLETGKLKLDSEMVVSEHASEQAPTKLGLRPGQTIRVEDAIKGLVTRSANDAAVVIAEAIAGDEGDFAQLMTRKARALGMTKTVYRNASGLPNDAQITTARDQATLGRAIQDRFPRYYRYFATASFNYRGHSIRNHNRLLGNVEGVDGIKTGYTRASGFNLVTSMRRGNRHLVGVVLGGRSGGSRDAIMRNLLAENLEKASTKRTVAAIAERNASGANADVAEAAERPTPMVQPQAAVQVASAPSEPAAAPTTRSIAPASKPSIFAAAAAAVPTHAKAEPAPLTNGVIQTQQIAAIPGSSEPMKPVRVKTVQVKAGAIKLASAGPAQPATPVTNAIPPARVEVPETSGAVVAKAETGKVEVAKTQVARTEVAKPEMPPQPANHGTGNGILGVLPATSAPPAPASQAMAYAEPAPRAQPQTVQQNVAIKPAAAHTGWIVQVGALESEGEARARIEAARGQARGLLAKAEPFTEPVVAKGDRKLYRARFAGLDRDQAEAVCRTLKRSDISCITVRN; translated from the coding sequence ATGCTTCGCACAACCTTGGCTTCCTCGCGTGTTTTGCGAGTTTGCATACTCGGTCTGGCTACCGTCACCACTGCGGTCATTTTCACCACCGACGCCGCCGACGCCCGCCGCTACCGACGGCACCATGTGCGCCACCACGAAGCGCGGCAGAGCTACAGCCCGGCTTTCGCTTCGATCATCGTCGACGCCAATTCCGGCGCGACGCTGACAGCCAACAATCCCGACGCCAGCCGGCATCCCGCTTCGCTCACCAAGATCATGACACTCTATATGCTGTTCGAGCGCCTCGAAACCGGCAAGCTGAAGCTCGATTCCGAAATGGTAGTGTCCGAGCACGCCTCCGAGCAGGCGCCGACCAAACTCGGCCTGCGCCCGGGTCAAACCATCAGGGTCGAAGACGCCATCAAGGGACTGGTAACGCGCTCCGCCAACGACGCGGCCGTCGTGATCGCGGAAGCCATCGCCGGCGATGAAGGCGATTTTGCCCAGTTGATGACGCGCAAGGCGCGCGCGCTCGGCATGACCAAGACGGTGTATCGCAACGCCTCCGGCCTGCCCAACGACGCGCAGATCACCACCGCGCGCGATCAGGCGACCCTGGGCCGCGCTATCCAGGACCGCTTTCCGCGCTACTATCGCTATTTCGCCACCGCGTCGTTCAACTATCGCGGCCATTCGATCCGCAACCACAATCGCCTGCTCGGCAACGTCGAGGGCGTCGACGGGATCAAGACCGGATACACCCGCGCCTCGGGCTTCAATCTCGTGACCTCGATGCGCCGAGGCAACCGTCACCTGGTCGGCGTGGTGCTCGGAGGCCGCAGCGGCGGTTCGCGCGACGCCATCATGCGCAATTTGCTTGCTGAAAATCTCGAAAAGGCTTCAACCAAACGCACCGTTGCCGCGATCGCCGAGCGCAACGCTTCGGGCGCCAACGCGGATGTGGCCGAGGCCGCCGAGCGGCCGACGCCGATGGTGCAGCCCCAGGCTGCCGTCCAGGTCGCCTCCGCGCCGTCGGAGCCCGCCGCAGCGCCCACGACCCGTTCGATCGCACCGGCTTCAAAGCCGTCGATCTTCGCCGCCGCTGCCGCAGCTGTGCCGACGCATGCCAAGGCCGAGCCCGCGCCTTTGACCAACGGCGTCATTCAAACCCAGCAGATCGCCGCAATCCCCGGCTCGTCCGAGCCGATGAAGCCGGTCCGGGTCAAGACGGTCCAGGTCAAGGCCGGAGCGATCAAACTGGCCTCCGCCGGTCCGGCGCAGCCGGCAACCCCGGTCACCAATGCGATCCCGCCGGCGCGCGTGGAAGTCCCGGAGACCTCCGGCGCAGTGGTCGCCAAGGCCGAAACCGGCAAGGTTGAGGTCGCCAAGACCCAAGTCGCCAGGACGGAAGTCGCCAAACCCGAAATGCCGCCGCAGCCGGCCAACCACGGCACCGGAAACGGAATCCTCGGCGTGTTGCCGGCCACGAGCGCCCCGCCCGCCCCCGCCTCGCAGGCGATGGCCTATGCCGAGCCGGCGCCCCGCGCGCAGCCGCAGACCGTTCAGCAGAACGTCGCCATCAAGCCGGCCGCCGCCCACACCGGATGGATCGTTCAGGTCGGTGCGCTGGAAAGCGAAGGCGAAGCGCGCGCGCGTATCGAAGCCGCCCGCGGCCAGGCCCGCGGCCTGTTGGCCAAGGCCGAGCCGTTCACCGAGCCGGTGGTCGCCAAGGGTGACCGGAAGCTGTACCGGGCTCGCTTTGCCGGCCTCGACCGCGACCAGGCCGAAGCGGTTTGCCGGACCCTGAAGCGCTCCGACATCTCCTGCATCACCGTCCGCAACTGA
- a CDS encoding phasin family protein, with product MVKVEDIQQYGKEQFETVVASATTLQNGIQAIASAYGDYTKKSFEDTKSMVEKLSGVKSLDKAIEVQTEFAKSAYETFVAESQKIAGLYTDLAKQTFKPFEGLVSKFTPAATN from the coding sequence ATGGTCAAAGTTGAAGACATTCAGCAGTACGGCAAAGAGCAGTTCGAGACGGTCGTTGCCTCCGCGACCACCCTGCAGAACGGCATTCAGGCGATCGCCAGCGCCTACGGCGATTACACCAAGAAGTCGTTCGAGGATACCAAGTCGATGGTCGAGAAGCTTTCCGGCGTGAAGTCGCTGGACAAGGCGATCGAAGTGCAGACCGAATTCGCGAAGTCCGCCTACGAGACCTTCGTGGCCGAGTCGCAGAAGATCGCCGGGCTCTATACCGATCTTGCCAAGCAGACTTTCAAGCCGTTCGAAGGACTGGTCTCGAAGTTCACCCCGGCGGCCACGAACTAA